A genome region from Archaeoglobus fulgidus DSM 4304 includes the following:
- a CDS encoding aldehyde ferredoxin oxidoreductase family protein, with translation MYGYCGKILRVDLSEKTVSTLIPEEKDLREFIGGAGYAVKLHYDMRSFEVDPLSPQNPLVIVTGPLTATKAPSTSRLEFCARSPFTGIWGESNSGGRMAAYLKYAGWDGIIVEGASDKPVLLKVDLTGAEILDAEHLWGKGCYETQEQIEKDLGEKRVATAVIGPAGENLVKYACIQVDNSRHAGRTGVGAVMGSKKLKGIAVVYDPSERQRVEVADEEGFNRVVDEVLQRIKDDFTCNMFTQLGTSGYMETAEGFGDLPIKYYTQGTWDGATKISGAAMAASVLRGNDGCLGCVVRCGRVVEHKGKQIHGPEYETLAAFGALQLNDDLESLIEINYLVNDLGMDSISAGVSVAFAMYLTEKGVGDFNIKWGDAEAVKQMVKDIACRRGKGEELAEGVRFIGLKYGKEAWSAHVKGLEIPMHDARAFSSLAAAYATHPRGACHLPHQMYLYEMGKTISEYGIKSDDRFSNEGKGILAAKVQNFSELFNAITMCAFMPVKPRHIAEMLRAVTGYNYTVENIYTAGERMFTLKRVYNVKCGVKAEHDTLPEIVLQPLEGGSAGNVPDVKKQVSELYEFRKWPEGVPSREKLEELGLEWVE, from the coding sequence ATGTACGGCTACTGCGGTAAGATTTTGAGGGTTGATTTGTCCGAAAAAACGGTTTCGACTCTCATTCCAGAGGAGAAGGATTTGAGGGAGTTCATTGGTGGTGCGGGGTATGCGGTAAAGCTCCACTACGACATGAGAAGTTTTGAGGTTGACCCCCTTTCTCCGCAGAATCCCCTTGTGATTGTGACCGGCCCGCTTACGGCAACAAAAGCCCCCTCAACCAGTAGGCTTGAGTTCTGCGCCCGCAGCCCCTTCACGGGAATTTGGGGTGAGTCCAACTCAGGCGGAAGGATGGCCGCTTACCTCAAATACGCGGGCTGGGACGGCATTATTGTGGAGGGGGCGAGCGATAAGCCCGTTCTTCTCAAGGTAGATTTAACCGGTGCGGAAATCCTTGATGCCGAGCATTTGTGGGGAAAGGGATGCTACGAGACACAGGAGCAGATTGAGAAGGATTTGGGAGAGAAGAGAGTCGCAACGGCTGTGATAGGCCCAGCTGGCGAGAATCTGGTGAAGTACGCGTGCATCCAGGTTGACAACTCAAGGCATGCCGGAAGAACGGGAGTGGGGGCTGTGATGGGCTCAAAGAAGCTGAAAGGCATTGCTGTTGTTTATGATCCGTCAGAAAGGCAGAGGGTTGAGGTTGCGGACGAGGAGGGCTTTAACAGAGTCGTCGATGAGGTTTTGCAGAGAATAAAGGATGATTTCACCTGCAACATGTTCACACAGCTTGGAACTTCCGGCTACATGGAAACCGCCGAAGGCTTTGGTGACCTGCCAATCAAATACTACACTCAGGGAACATGGGATGGGGCAACTAAGATTTCCGGTGCGGCGATGGCGGCATCGGTTCTAAGGGGAAACGATGGGTGTTTGGGCTGCGTCGTTAGGTGCGGAAGGGTTGTTGAGCACAAGGGAAAGCAGATTCACGGGCCAGAATACGAGACTCTTGCGGCTTTCGGGGCTCTCCAGCTCAACGACGACCTGGAGTCGCTGATTGAGATTAACTACCTCGTCAACGACCTCGGAATGGATTCCATCTCTGCTGGAGTTAGCGTAGCCTTTGCCATGTACCTCACCGAGAAGGGAGTTGGAGACTTCAACATCAAGTGGGGTGATGCCGAGGCTGTGAAGCAGATGGTTAAGGACATCGCCTGCAGGAGAGGCAAAGGAGAGGAGCTTGCAGAGGGTGTGAGGTTCATCGGCCTGAAGTACGGCAAGGAGGCGTGGAGCGCTCATGTAAAGGGGCTTGAGATACCTATGCACGATGCAAGAGCCTTCAGCAGCCTTGCCGCGGCTTACGCAACTCATCCAAGGGGGGCGTGCCATTTGCCACATCAAATGTACCTCTACGAGATGGGAAAGACTATTAGCGAGTATGGCATAAAGAGCGACGACAGGTTCAGCAACGAGGGCAAAGGAATTCTTGCGGCAAAGGTTCAGAACTTCTCTGAGCTTTTCAACGCCATCACAATGTGCGCCTTCATGCCCGTCAAACCGAGACACATTGCAGAGATGCTGAGGGCGGTTACGGGCTACAACTACACCGTTGAGAACATCTACACTGCAGGAGAGAGGATGTTTACACTCAAGAGAGTTTACAACGTGAAGTGCGGGGTTAAGGCGGAGCACGACACCCTGCCTGAAATAGTCCTCCAGCCGCTTGAAGGCGGGAGCGCCGGAAACGTGCCTGATGTGAAAAAACAGGTCTCGGAGCTTTACGAGTTCAGAAAGTGGCCTGAGGGTGTGCCAAGCAGGGAGAAGCTGGAGGAACTCGGTTTGGAGTGGGTTGAATAA
- a CDS encoding rubredoxin-like domain-containing protein — MKRWRCKLCGLVFRGDEPPEVCGRCGATKEQFEEIKSYRETRMAKSKK; from the coding sequence GTGAAGAGGTGGAGATGTAAGCTCTGCGGGCTTGTTTTCAGAGGGGATGAGCCGCCTGAAGTTTGCGGAAGGTGCGGTGCGACTAAGGAGCAGTTTGAGGAGATAAAAAGCTACAGGGAAACGAGGATGGCCAAAAGCAAAAAGTAG
- a CDS encoding rubrerythrin family protein: MYEDVVGRELERYGLFSAYAKMAKDERIKKLYQSLARAEEIALISLLRNLGKDPYRDAVEMGERLEDEARFMEEKMKEALAEKNRKVATNLRFLAVIKKNMSEMLEFPEDFKAIYVCPMCGYIVKDETPDVCPLCNAPGESFEKFEVIGE; encoded by the coding sequence ATGTATGAGGATGTTGTTGGGAGGGAGCTTGAGCGTTACGGCCTTTTTTCGGCTTATGCAAAGATGGCCAAGGACGAGAGGATAAAGAAGCTCTACCAGTCCCTCGCAAGGGCGGAGGAGATTGCACTGATTTCCCTTCTCCGAAACCTGGGAAAAGACCCCTACAGGGATGCAGTGGAAATGGGGGAGAGGCTTGAGGATGAGGCAAGGTTCATGGAGGAGAAGATGAAGGAAGCTTTGGCCGAGAAAAACAGGAAGGTTGCAACGAATCTGAGATTCCTCGCGGTAATCAAGAAGAACATGTCCGAAATGCTGGAGTTTCCAGAGGACTTCAAAGCGATATACGTATGCCCCATGTGCGGATACATTGTCAAGGACGAAACGCCCGACGTTTGCCCGCTGTGCAACGCTCCTGGAGAGAGCTTTGAGAAGTTTGAGGTGATTGGAGAGTGA
- the wrbA gene encoding NAD(P)H:quinone oxidoreductase, with amino-acid sequence MARILVIFHSITGNTMKLAKAVADGAREGGAEVAVKRVPETIPAEILEKNPGYVKVREELESFEVARPEELQDYDAIIFGSPTRFGVMSSQMKQFIDMTGRLWMERRLEGKVGAVFTSNEMPHGGKEATLLSMLLPLFAHGMIIVGLPPAKELYRAGSYYGAASTGVPKEDDLQVAKMLGKRVAEVAEKLC; translated from the coding sequence ATGGCCAGGATTCTTGTTATTTTTCATTCCATCACGGGCAACACGATGAAGCTCGCAAAGGCCGTTGCTGATGGTGCGAGGGAAGGAGGAGCGGAGGTTGCTGTTAAGAGAGTTCCCGAAACCATCCCGGCTGAAATCCTCGAAAAGAACCCCGGCTACGTTAAAGTAAGGGAAGAGCTTGAAAGCTTCGAGGTTGCAAGGCCAGAGGAGCTTCAAGATTATGATGCAATCATTTTTGGCTCTCCGACGAGATTTGGAGTGATGTCCTCGCAGATGAAGCAGTTCATTGATATGACGGGAAGGTTGTGGATGGAGAGGAGGCTTGAGGGCAAGGTTGGGGCTGTTTTCACCTCAAACGAGATGCCCCACGGCGGTAAGGAGGCGACGCTGCTCTCAATGCTCCTTCCTCTCTTCGCACACGGGATGATTATTGTCGGACTGCCCCCGGCGAAAGAACTCTACAGGGCTGGAAGCTACTACGGGGCGGCATCAACAGGAGTTCCCAAGGAGGATGACTTGCAGGTTGCAAAAATGCTCGGAAAAAGGGTGGCAGAGGTGGCTGAAAAGCTCTGCTAA
- a CDS encoding desulfoferrodoxin family protein encodes MELFQTADWKKEKHVPVIEVLRAEGGVVEVKVSVGKEIPHPNTTEHHIAWIELVFQPEGSKFPYVVGRAEFAAHGASVDGPNTSGVYTDPVAVFAFKAEKSGKLTAFSYCNIHGLWMGEATLSLE; translated from the coding sequence ATGGAACTGTTTCAGACTGCAGACTGGAAGAAGGAGAAGCACGTGCCAGTAATTGAGGTTTTAAGGGCTGAGGGCGGAGTTGTGGAGGTAAAGGTCAGCGTTGGGAAGGAAATCCCGCATCCGAACACAACCGAGCACCACATTGCGTGGATAGAGCTTGTATTTCAGCCTGAAGGCAGCAAGTTCCCCTACGTAGTTGGCAGGGCAGAGTTTGCCGCCCACGGGGCTTCAGTTGACGGCCCGAACACGAGTGGTGTTTACACCGATCCGGTTGCGGTGTTCGCCTTCAAAGCTGAGAAATCCGGGAAGCTTACGGCCTTCTCCTACTGCAACATCCATGGCCTCTGGATGGGAGAGGCGACGCTAAGCTTGGAGTGA
- a CDS encoding N-acetyltransferase, with translation MEFKVEDDRISLYADSKRVSWVLYRKHSGEIELLATFTAKGEEGKGYASKVVGEALNYARGFEKIKVSCPYIKSWIEKHGFDRDVEYTKLLEFKEAVEKFNRFHSPEAVAEFMKEEGEVVYVRFTGPFCVSCGVYDYFEDLTQDAEVLDYEEVEDGFIVRYRLL, from the coding sequence ATGGAGTTCAAAGTAGAGGATGACAGGATATCCCTTTACGCTGACTCGAAAAGGGTGTCATGGGTTTTATACAGAAAGCATAGCGGGGAGATAGAGCTACTCGCAACCTTCACCGCAAAGGGGGAGGAGGGAAAGGGCTACGCCTCGAAGGTTGTTGGTGAGGCTCTTAATTATGCCAGAGGATTCGAGAAAATAAAGGTGTCGTGCCCCTACATCAAAAGCTGGATTGAAAAGCACGGCTTTGACAGAGATGTTGAATACACGAAGCTCCTTGAGTTCAAGGAAGCTGTTGAGAAGTTCAACCGCTTTCACTCCCCCGAAGCTGTTGCAGAGTTCATGAAGGAGGAGGGTGAGGTCGTTTACGTCAGGTTCACAGGCCCCTTCTGCGTGAGCTGCGGAGTTTACGACTACTTCGAGGATTTGACTCAGGATGCGGAGGTTCTGGACTATGAGGAGGTTGAAGATGGATTTATTGTTAGATACAGGCTGCTATAG
- the copZ gene encoding copper chaperone CopZ: protein MMRCPECSTEGWRVLPLTVGAHVKEGLWSKIKGDFYFCSLESCEVVYFNEQTVFRKGELKTRVGVKEREEPKPVCYCNRVTEKMLLEAAEKFGKEKAVEITGAGKGKWCVVTNPSGRCCHWHLERLGFPVGGEKKAAKRVEIKLDGLTCMGCVSAVKAALEEAGANVVEIGLDRAVVEVDEEAELQKLVEAVEGAGYSARLEKR, encoded by the coding sequence ATGATGCGATGCCCAGAATGCAGCACGGAAGGATGGAGAGTTTTGCCGCTGACCGTCGGCGCACACGTTAAGGAGGGACTCTGGAGTAAAATCAAAGGGGATTTTTACTTCTGCTCTTTGGAGAGCTGCGAGGTTGTTTACTTCAACGAGCAAACGGTCTTTAGGAAGGGTGAGCTGAAGACGAGAGTGGGTGTTAAGGAACGGGAAGAACCAAAGCCGGTTTGCTACTGCAACAGGGTTACAGAGAAGATGCTGTTGGAAGCTGCCGAAAAGTTCGGAAAGGAGAAAGCTGTCGAGATCACGGGAGCAGGAAAAGGAAAATGGTGCGTCGTTACCAACCCATCCGGGAGATGCTGCCACTGGCATCTGGAGAGGCTGGGATTTCCCGTTGGAGGTGAGAAGAAAGCGGCTAAAAGAGTGGAAATTAAGCTTGACGGTCTCACATGCATGGGGTGTGTTAGCGCTGTAAAGGCGGCTCTTGAAGAGGCCGGAGCGAATGTTGTTGAAATTGGGCTGGACAGGGCTGTTGTTGAGGTTGACGAGGAAGCGGAGCTGCAGAAACTCGTTGAGGCTGTTGAGGGAGCAGGTTACTCTGCACGGCTTGAAAAGAGATGA
- the tdt gene encoding tellurite-resistance/dicarboxylate transporter, which translates to MSLKEFKIGWFATILGTGGVAIASLPYFPVLSVVLTYLLTAIFVILTAVWLAKIIRYPRVVAAELGHFVMGNFYPLQPISAVILAILYRKLGIPLDLPLLAYGAGLILVLTVYLSYHFFANVKAEIHHIHGGWFIPPVSTILVTDALLQYSPNETFFVTSLIYFGIGLMLFLFISTILFLRLVNHELPVFELAPTNFILLAPIGILIVDFTLIAKHAEAIFSANLVPLALIASISLWGFGLWALAVNILLLLRYLRQEMPFFLGWWSYVFPTAAYTLSTIALSHFVPVFSYAATALYAFLIAAWAIIGVRTVGIAIRGA; encoded by the coding sequence ATGAGTCTGAAAGAGTTCAAGATAGGGTGGTTTGCGACGATTCTTGGGACTGGTGGAGTGGCCATAGCATCGCTGCCGTATTTTCCGGTGCTAAGCGTAGTTCTGACCTACCTTCTTACAGCAATCTTTGTTATTCTAACCGCAGTATGGCTGGCGAAAATAATCAGATATCCGAGGGTTGTGGCGGCAGAACTGGGACATTTTGTTATGGGAAACTTCTACCCTCTGCAACCCATTTCAGCGGTCATTCTCGCCATACTCTACAGGAAGCTCGGAATTCCCCTTGACCTGCCGCTTCTCGCTTACGGAGCTGGGCTCATTTTAGTCCTCACCGTCTATCTCTCCTACCATTTCTTCGCCAACGTTAAGGCTGAGATTCACCACATCCATGGTGGATGGTTCATCCCTCCCGTCTCGACCATACTTGTCACAGACGCTCTGCTGCAGTACTCACCGAACGAGACCTTTTTCGTTACCTCGCTGATTTACTTCGGAATAGGTTTGATGCTGTTTCTCTTCATTTCCACGATACTCTTTCTCAGACTCGTGAACCACGAACTTCCGGTTTTCGAACTCGCACCCACAAACTTCATACTCCTCGCTCCGATAGGCATACTGATCGTTGATTTCACGCTTATAGCAAAGCACGCAGAAGCAATATTCTCCGCAAATCTCGTTCCTCTGGCGTTGATTGCATCAATTTCGCTCTGGGGATTCGGGCTGTGGGCTCTTGCAGTTAACATTTTACTTCTTCTCAGGTACCTCAGACAAGAGATGCCCTTTTTCCTCGGCTGGTGGAGCTACGTCTTCCCCACCGCAGCCTACACACTTTCAACCATCGCGCTTTCACACTTCGTGCCAGTGTTTAGCTACGCAGCAACTGCCCTCTACGCGTTCCTCATTGCAGCGTGGGCCATTATTGGAGTTAGAACTGTTGGCATAGCGATTAGAGGAGCTTGA
- a CDS encoding carboxymuconolactone decarboxylase family protein: MVEGSQEAKVAEILQKMEEMIGEEPKPQKLFSKVAPEWLERQMDERQFVMSLESIPEKYKHLIMIAVAAAVGSKMCTEVFTKIAKRRGVSEREIGEAILVARFALASTIFATVTPALEWLEGGDEE; encoded by the coding sequence ATGGTAGAAGGTAGTCAGGAGGCAAAGGTCGCAGAGATACTCCAAAAAATGGAGGAGATGATAGGCGAGGAGCCAAAGCCGCAGAAGCTATTCTCCAAGGTCGCTCCGGAGTGGCTGGAGAGGCAGATGGATGAGAGGCAGTTCGTGATGAGCCTTGAGAGCATTCCTGAGAAGTACAAGCACCTGATAATGATTGCCGTTGCAGCTGCAGTGGGAAGCAAGATGTGCACAGAGGTTTTCACGAAGATTGCAAAGCGGAGGGGTGTGAGCGAGAGGGAGATTGGAGAAGCTATACTGGTTGCAAGGTTCGCCTTAGCTTCGACGATCTTCGCAACCGTAACTCCAGCATTGGAATGGCTTGAGGGAGGTGATGAAGAATGA
- a CDS encoding universal stress protein encodes MKVLVPLDFSKEAEKALEKYDVEKRIVKAGKCWKVIIDTAEEEGVDMIVMTERGSGAVAEIGDALGSCAEKVARHARNPVLIVR; translated from the coding sequence ATGAAAGTTCTCGTTCCGCTGGACTTCTCGAAGGAGGCGGAGAAGGCGCTTGAGAAGTACGACGTTGAGAAGAGGATTGTAAAGGCAGGGAAATGCTGGAAAGTAATCATCGACACAGCGGAGGAGGAAGGAGTTGACATGATAGTGATGACGGAGAGGGGAAGTGGTGCGGTTGCGGAGATCGGCGATGCGCTCGGCTCCTGTGCTGAGAAGGTTGCGAGGCATGCCAGAAACCCTGTGTTAATAGTGAGGTGA
- a CDS encoding TSUP family transporter, translated as MDPITATLLFVTGLIAGTLGGLLGIGGCVIMLPALAFLFNYPLPVAIGTTITAVILTASSGAVGHIRLKNVDYSTAKVVAASGAVGAAVGSIIFFYIANQLWLLNFILGFAFLYVSIG; from the coding sequence ATGGACCCGATAACCGCCACGCTGCTTTTCGTTACCGGGCTGATAGCCGGAACGCTCGGCGGTCTGCTTGGCATTGGTGGCTGCGTTATAATGCTCCCTGCCCTCGCATTCCTCTTCAACTACCCGCTGCCGGTAGCGATAGGGACGACGATAACGGCTGTGATTTTAACCGCAAGCTCCGGAGCTGTAGGCCACATAAGGCTGAAGAACGTGGACTACTCAACTGCAAAGGTTGTTGCGGCAAGCGGTGCGGTTGGGGCTGCAGTTGGGAGCATAATCTTCTTCTACATCGCAAACCAGCTGTGGCTTCTGAACTTCATCCTCGGCTTTGCCTTCCTCTACGTCAGCATAGGATGA
- a CDS encoding TSUP family transporter — protein MIYEGTIKRAMPEKPGNEVPGSSTAKATIGFVIGIITGIVGLGGGYALVPSFIYLLGSAVKIAVGTSLAEVLLPPFLPQTKVHMEGNQKGSL, from the coding sequence ATGATTTACGAGGGAACGATAAAGAGGGCGATGCCCGAAAAGCCCGGAAATGAGGTTCCCGGCTCAAGCACGGCGAAAGCAACCATAGGATTCGTTATAGGTATCATCACGGGAATCGTCGGGCTTGGAGGAGGATACGCTCTTGTTCCTTCATTCATATACCTCCTCGGCTCGGCCGTGAAAATAGCCGTTGGCACCTCACTGGCTGAAGTACTGCTACCTCCGTTTCTACCTCAGACCAAAGTTCATATGGAAGGAAATCAGAAAGGGTCGCTTTAA
- a CDS encoding KaiC domain-containing protein encodes MLKTGIEGLDAILGGGIPEGHIVAVVGQYGTGKTTLGLHFIYEGLKNGEACMIISFDEDEESIIGDAKSVGMDLTAFGDKVHIVRLEASEVKKSLEKLESDLPEIVRSLGVSRMLVDSISVLETLFDDAGRYSMLAAFRKMLKENGITAIITSEADKYQPNTSKYGILEYICDGMISLKVVRKSELDEPTLGLEVVKMRRVKHSRKPKPYIITDSGIVVYEEAEIF; translated from the coding sequence ATGCTGAAGACGGGGATTGAGGGACTGGATGCAATTCTGGGTGGGGGGATTCCCGAGGGGCATATTGTTGCGGTTGTTGGCCAGTACGGAACCGGCAAGACGACGCTGGGTCTGCACTTCATCTACGAGGGCTTGAAGAATGGGGAGGCGTGCATGATTATTAGCTTTGACGAGGATGAGGAGAGCATAATTGGGGATGCTAAGAGCGTGGGAATGGACTTGACGGCCTTTGGAGACAAAGTCCACATAGTCAGGCTGGAGGCGTCGGAGGTTAAAAAAAGCCTCGAAAAGCTGGAGAGCGATTTACCTGAGATCGTCAGAAGTTTAGGAGTTAGTAGAATGCTGGTTGATTCCATAAGCGTTCTCGAGACGCTTTTCGATGATGCAGGCAGATACAGCATGCTCGCAGCTTTCAGAAAAATGCTCAAGGAAAACGGCATTACCGCAATAATTACAAGCGAGGCGGACAAATACCAGCCGAACACCTCGAAGTACGGAATTCTGGAGTACATCTGCGATGGTATGATCAGCCTGAAGGTTGTCAGGAAGAGCGAGCTCGATGAGCCCACCTTGGGGCTTGAGGTCGTTAAAATGAGGAGAGTCAAGCATTCAAGAAAGCCCAAGCCATACATCATCACCGATTCTGGAATAGTTGTTTACGAAGAAGCGGAGATTTTTTAA
- a CDS encoding RAD55 family ATPase, which produces MTDVAKFGISRLDELLGGGLDRYTENLIIGRSGIGKTILAAHWAAEGARNDETVVYLSTTMNKKNCKAYLGRFPFMEDVYDKIKWRFIRVDPKFVLPLTREKIVEGLRATFGMDGKDIDRVVFDSCTDLELALADPVLYRRALTYMSDLSYDYEITSLWIEEAPMQGDWSSTKNIVDSVIFLNLLRTQEGYQRAMRILKKYRTRVPLEWIPYEITDEGVVIKDGYIVKRSYDYEYKRG; this is translated from the coding sequence ATGACCGATGTTGCCAAGTTCGGCATTAGCAGACTGGACGAGTTGCTTGGCGGCGGACTCGACAGATACACCGAAAATCTGATCATTGGAAGGAGCGGAATTGGAAAAACAATTCTTGCTGCACACTGGGCGGCGGAGGGGGCTAGAAATGATGAGACTGTTGTGTATCTCTCAACCACCATGAACAAGAAAAACTGCAAAGCCTATCTCGGCAGGTTCCCGTTCATGGAGGATGTTTACGACAAAATAAAGTGGAGGTTCATACGGGTCGACCCCAAGTTCGTTCTTCCGCTGACGAGGGAGAAAATTGTTGAAGGGCTAAGGGCAACTTTCGGAATGGACGGTAAGGATATTGATAGAGTCGTTTTTGATTCCTGCACAGACCTCGAACTCGCACTGGCGGATCCGGTGCTTTACAGGAGGGCTTTGACCTACATGTCGGACCTCTCCTACGATTACGAGATTACATCCCTCTGGATAGAGGAGGCTCCCATGCAGGGCGATTGGAGCAGCACAAAGAACATCGTTGACAGCGTAATCTTCCTAAACCTTCTGCGAACTCAGGAAGGTTACCAGAGGGCGATGAGAATCCTGAAGAAGTACAGAACGAGGGTGCCGCTTGAGTGGATTCCTTACGAAATTACTGACGAGGGTGTGGTTATAAAGGACGGATACATTGTGAAGAGAAGCTATGACTACGAATACAAACGCGGTTGA
- a CDS encoding 4Fe-4S binding protein: MPAVVDASLCDGCGTCVDECPVGAIELNDYAHVDEEICTECGACVDVCPTEAISLE, translated from the coding sequence ATGCCTGCTGTGGTTGATGCTTCGCTGTGTGATGGCTGCGGCACTTGTGTAGATGAGTGCCCTGTTGGGGCTATAGAGCTCAACGACTACGCTCATGTGGATGAAGAGATATGCACTGAATGCGGAGCTTGTGTAGACGTGTGCCCAACTGAGGCGATTAGCCTTGAGTAG
- a CDS encoding carbohydrate kinase family protein: MSSAIGFGALNLDKIYTVDKIPREDEEGFVIDLKLSPGGSAANTIVGLSRLGIETAYIGKVGSDEEGRILLADFEREGVSTDFVIRAEGRSGTAMIFVDEKGNRAILVDPGVNDTIAYDEIDVDSARKYDLIHLTSFICKNGLDSLNSQKRIVEEFDSVSFDPGMPYAERGLGDMEKILKNTTIFLPNRQEIEMLFSEDYRTAAERCIEMGIEIVAVKLGSEGCWIKKGDREVTVKPVSTKVVDTTGAGDAFNAGFLYGYLKGKDIEECGRLGNFVAAKCIEKYGAREGLPRSVD, from the coding sequence TTGAGTAGCGCAATAGGCTTCGGAGCTCTTAACCTCGACAAGATTTACACCGTTGACAAAATCCCAAGGGAGGATGAAGAAGGCTTCGTCATCGATTTGAAGCTCTCTCCTGGTGGTAGTGCGGCAAACACAATTGTGGGGCTTTCGAGACTAGGCATTGAGACAGCATACATAGGTAAGGTCGGAAGCGATGAAGAAGGCAGAATTCTCCTCGCTGATTTTGAAAGAGAGGGCGTGAGCACGGATTTCGTAATCAGGGCGGAGGGGAGAAGCGGAACTGCCATGATTTTCGTTGACGAGAAGGGAAACAGGGCCATCCTCGTCGATCCTGGTGTGAACGACACAATAGCCTACGATGAAATCGACGTCGATTCAGCGAGAAAGTACGACCTCATCCACCTAACTTCCTTCATATGCAAGAACGGTCTGGATTCGCTGAACTCGCAAAAAAGGATAGTTGAGGAGTTTGATAGTGTCAGCTTCGACCCCGGAATGCCCTACGCTGAGAGGGGACTGGGGGACATGGAGAAAATTCTGAAAAACACCACGATATTCCTCCCAAACAGGCAGGAAATCGAGATGCTCTTTTCGGAGGATTACAGGACTGCAGCGGAACGCTGCATTGAAATGGGTATTGAAATAGTTGCGGTCAAGCTCGGCTCGGAGGGATGCTGGATAAAAAAGGGAGACAGGGAAGTTACCGTAAAGCCCGTGAGCACAAAGGTTGTTGACACAACGGGTGCGGGAGATGCTTTCAACGCCGGATTCCTATATGGATACCTGAAAGGAAAGGACATAGAGGAGTGCGGAAGGCTCGGAAACTTTGTTGCGGCGAAGTGCATAGAAAAGTACGGTGCAAGAGAGGGCCTTCCTAGAAGTGTGGATTAA